A region of Pyxidicoccus parkwaysis DNA encodes the following proteins:
- a CDS encoding MotA/TolQ/ExbB proton channel family protein, whose translation MIHSVSELLLDVTLAATEGGKLGVTDSVIKFFKDGGPFMFVNLFWLACSLAVALERIVTVVFRYNLPAPPFMEQIAKLVRSGNLDRAVKVCSMAPNSPLAKVIRAGLVNANRGEIEVAKAVEEAIVEHSPHVSKRIPWLWSLANIATLVGLVGTIFGLIGTFQALGNVPAEQKQSLLSDGISKAMNNTAFALSIAVLCIVFHLFLTSYAKGLVESMELNALKLENLLSRRGTVDPATTELESRAS comes from the coding sequence ATGATTCACTCGGTGAGCGAGCTGCTGCTGGACGTGACCCTTGCGGCCACGGAGGGCGGCAAGTTGGGCGTCACGGACTCCGTCATCAAGTTCTTCAAGGATGGCGGCCCGTTCATGTTCGTGAACCTGTTCTGGCTGGCGTGCTCGCTGGCCGTCGCGCTGGAGCGCATCGTCACGGTGGTGTTCCGCTACAACCTGCCGGCGCCTCCGTTCATGGAGCAGATCGCCAAGCTGGTGCGCAGCGGCAACCTGGACCGCGCGGTGAAGGTGTGCAGCATGGCGCCCAACTCGCCGCTGGCGAAGGTCATCCGCGCGGGCCTCGTCAACGCCAACCGCGGCGAGATTGAAGTGGCCAAGGCGGTGGAAGAGGCCATCGTCGAGCACAGCCCGCACGTGTCCAAGCGCATTCCGTGGCTGTGGTCCCTCGCGAACATCGCCACGCTGGTGGGCCTCGTCGGCACCATCTTCGGCCTCATCGGCACCTTCCAGGCGCTCGGCAACGTGCCGGCGGAGCAGAAGCAGAGCCTCCTGTCGGACGGTATCTCCAAGGCGATGAACAACACCGCCTTCGCGCTCTCCATCGCGGTGCTCTGCATCGTGTTCCACCTGTTCCTCACCTCGTACGCGAAGGGGCTGGTGGAGTCGATGGAGCTCAACGCGCTGAAGCTGGAGAAC